The proteins below are encoded in one region of Labeo rohita strain BAU-BD-2019 chromosome 15, IGBB_LRoh.1.0, whole genome shotgun sequence:
- the otol1b gene encoding LOW QUALITY PROTEIN: otolin 1b (The sequence of the model RefSeq protein was modified relative to this genomic sequence to represent the inferred CDS: deleted 2 bases in 1 codon) — MCKALQERSTAQQLLREKMAMLFERAIFITVIALTFITLCDTIKPTQRPKYQYTKKPPREVVQTTVYVGKPTVTARIVDYTKTRERFPVHITESTTVPADSYIDYPTDTTASPTTAKDNYTLDYNECYFNFCECCPPEKGPQGFKGDIGLPGPPGEKGAAGPKGMPGPIGPKGFSGSKGDKGEKGDQGNIGLTGSPGIQGKAGMKGEMGVKGEKGAAGLPGFKGSKGEKGDPNLNVSKGDQGEPGKDGLPGPQGITGDKGEKGDRGECGLLGERGQKGEPGDPGPPGVRGDPGPSGQHGMHGTPGIAGERGEPGIPGAKGEPGARGPAGVKGLRGLRGMKGDRGPQGKRGDRGLRGLKGSMGQSGLRVRSAFSVGLYPSKSFPPSGFPVRFDKVFYNGENHYDIVTSKFNCTYSGVYVFSYQITVRNKPLRASLVVNGMRKVRSRDTLQGQDIDQASNLVILKLDVGDQVWVETLRDWNGVYSSSEDDSTFSGFLLYPD; from the exons AGAGAAAATGGCGATGTTGTTTGAACGCGCTATCTTCATAACTGTAATAGCACTGACCTTTATCACCTTGTGTGACACCATCAAACCCACTCAGAGGCCGAAGTACCAGTACACCAAGAAACCCCCTCGAGAGGTGGTCCAAACTACTGTGTATGTTGGCAAGCCTACGGTCACAGCAAGGATTGTGGACTACACCAAAACAAGAGAGCGCTTCCCTGTGCACATCACAGAGAGCACTACAGTTCCTGCTGACAGCTATATAGACTACCCTACAGACACCACCGCATCGCCCACCACAGCCAAAGACAATTACACGCTAGACTACAATGAATGCTACTTCAACTTCTGTGAGTGCTGCCCTCCAGAGAAAGGCCCACAAGGCTTCAAAGGAGACATAGGTCTGCCAG GCCCGCCTGGAGAGAAGGGAGCAGCTGGACCCAAAGGTATGCCAGGCCCAATAGGACCAAAGGGCTTTTCCGGATCTAAA GGGGATAAAG GAGAGAAAGGAGATCAAGGAAACATAGGATTGACAGGATCTCCAGGCATCCAAGGAAAGGCTGGAATGAAAG gtgAGATGGGTGTTAAAGGTGAGAAGGGTGCGGCCGGACTGCCAGGATTCAAAGGTTCGAAAGGAGAAAAAGGAGATCCAAATTTGAATGTGTCAAAGGGTGATCAGGGAGAGCCAGGCAAAGATGGACTACCGGGACCCCAAGGCATAACTGGTGATAAGGGTGAAAAGGGTGATAGAGGAGAGTGTGGTTTACTTGGAGAGAGGGGCCAGAAAGGTGAGCCAGGTGATCCTGGACCACCAGGTGTGCGTGGAGATCCCGGTCCATCTGGGCAGCACGGTATGCACGGCACTCCAGGAATCGCCGGAGAACGTGGGGAACCAGGAATTCCCGGAGCAAAGGGTGAGCCAGGAGCACGTGGACCAGCAGGAGTCAAAGGTTTGAGAGGTCTGAGGGGAATGAAGGGTGACCGCGGCCCCCAAGGGAAACGTGGAGACCGAGGCCTGCGGGGACTGAAGGGTTCTATGGGTCAAAGCGGATTGAGAGTACGGTCTGCTTTTAGCGTCGGCCTGTATCCAAGCAAGTCTTTTCCTCCATCGGGATTCCCGGTTCGGTTCGACAAGGTCTTCTACAACGGAGAAAACCATTACGACATAGTCACGAGCAAATTCAACTGCACCTACTCAGGAGTTTATGTGTTCTCCTACCAGATCACGGTGAGAAACAAGCCACTGCGTGCTTCTTTGGTGGTGAATGGCATGCGTAAGGTACGTTCGAGGGATACTCTACAAGGTCAAGACATTGACCAGGCTTCCAATCTAGTGATCCTGAAGCTGGATGTTGGAGACCAGGTATGGGTAGAGACGCTGAGAGACTGGAACGGTGTCTACTCTAGCAGCGAGGATGACAGCACCTTCTCTGGGTTCTTGCTCTACCCTGACTAA
- the rabgef1l gene encoding RAB guanine nucleotide exchange factor (GEF) 1, like translates to MNPQVARRGISVQQSDLMCKRGCGFYGNAVWQGLCSKCWREENQCTRAKQIEDDRALAERLQREEEVAYASSREEVRSQTASSKTNSVPMVKRLFTSAPKTPARRDAGAPKTSVSQSTSLSRQPSAECDHVTQHFIDFLKTFQRPGYDIFKQCHAFVENIAHKKVAVGGENFTDSVQDFYQNMSEYLQANLKGSPDLMETVMDEVERYVMGRLYEQLFCPDHTDDEKKDLAIQKRIRSLHWVSIAMLCAPVDEQIPKVSDSVERAITDLIDLDSKRVPKDKLACVTRCSKHIMTAIQGSKKAAASADDFLPTLVYIVLKANPPRLHSNIQYITRYCNPSRLMTGEDGYYFTNLCCAVAFIEKLDAQSLNLSHEDFELYMSGASSPSGPKAISSGHSSQNGFREERCTAAPQVDQRTDLVSGAGVRQERRAEETRPLETDLIEWRDGQELSVLGILEGPPIRTQTSTTFTIDSDNVGGDSLPPPLQPQKFAG, encoded by the exons ATGAACCCTCAGGTGGCACGCAGGGGCATCAGCGTCCAGCAGTCTGACCTGATGTGTAAGAGAGGATGCGGTTTCTACGGTAACGCCGTCTGGCAGGGCCTCTGCTCCAAATGCTGGCGAGAGGAGAACCAGTGCACCAGAGCCAAGCAGATAGAGGACGACAGGGCACTGGCCGAGAG GTTACAAAGAGAGGAGGAAGTGGCGTATGCAAGCAGCCGTGAGGAGGTGCGTTCACAAACAGCCTCCTCCAAAACAAACAGCGTGCCCATGGTGAAGAGGCTTTTTACCTCCGCTCCCAAAACACCCGCAAGGAGAG ATGCAGGAGCTCCAAAGACGTCTGTGAGCCAGAGCACGTCCCTCAGCCGACAGCCCAGCGCAGAATGTGACCATGTTACACAACACTTCATTGACTTCCTGAAGACCTTCCAGAGACCTGgatatgacatttttaaacagtGCCATGCCTTCGTTGAAAATATTGCacacaaaaag GTGGCTGTAGGTGGTGAAAATTTCACAGATTCTGTGCAGGATTTCTATCAAAACATGTCAGAATACCTACAAGCCAACTTAAAAG GCTCTCCAGATTTGATGGAGACAGTGATGGATGAGGTGGAGCGGTATGTGATGGGTCGTCTATATGAGCAGCTCTTCTGCCCTGATCACACAGATGATGAGAAGAAAGATTTAGCCATCCAGAAGAGAATCAG GTCTTTGCACTGGGTGTCCATTGCGATGCTGTGTGCTCCAGTAGACGAGCAGATCCCTAAAGTATCAGACAGTGTGGAGAGAGCCATAACAG accTGATCGACTTGGACTCTAAAAGGGTTCCTAAGGATAAGTTGGCGTGTGTCACCAGGTGTAGTAAACACATCATGACCGCCATCCAGGGCAGTAAGAAAGCTGCCGCCTCAGCAGATGACTTTCTGCCCACTCTCGTCTATATCGTGCTGAAGGCCAATCCGCCCCGATTGCACTCCAACATCCAGTACATCACCCGCTACTGCAACCCCAGCCGCCTCATGACTGGAGAGGACGGCTATTACTTCACTAACCTA TGCTGTGCCGTGGCGTTCATCGAGAAGCTTGATGCGCAGTCGCTGAACCTGAGTCATGAAGACTTTGAGCTCTACATGTCTGGTGCGTCGTCTCCGTCGGGTCCCAAAGCCATTTCATCTGGCCACAGCTCACAGAACGGCTTCAGAGAGGAGCGCTGCACGGCTGCCCCACAGGTGGACCAAAGGACGGATCTGGTGTCAGGAGCAGGGGTTCGACAGGAGCGGAGAGCAGAGGAGACGCGGCCTCTGGAAACGGACCTCATCGAATGGAGGGATGGCCAGGAACTCTCAGTACTGGGCATTTTGGAAGGGCCTCCCATACGGACACAAACCTCTACCACATTCACTATTGACTCGGATAACGTAGGCGGCGACAGTCTGCCTCCTCCGTTACAGCCGCAGAAGTTTGCAGGATAG